The genomic stretch GACGCCCTTCACTCCACTCGTAACCTAGCGTCCAAAATTCCGAGTCAAAATCAATCCTGCAAGCTTTACGTACCTCCCCTTGCTCTATATCAATTACCTTGAGCCACAAACGTTCGCCGTGCCGATTAATTTTAAGTGAATACGCTCGCCTATCATCATAGAAAAAATATTCGAACCCATGGATCTCACCCTTTGCATTGTAGACATCTACCTTATTTAACTGCCCCTCCACATAATAATATTTGTTTATATTTTTTTTACTTACAGGCTCCTTTGCGGACAGCCTGCTGGGTTTTATACCCGACATTTCCAACTCATAAGGAATAAAAGAAATACCGCCCCCTTTCGACCACTTAACACTCGAAGCATTGGCACAATTCGTATCAGAAGCCAAAACAAAGGAAGCGTCCTCAGCTTTCTTGACAACCTCATCTTTAAAACGCTTCAAATCTTCTATCAGCATAGATCTACCTAATCGTTTTAAATGAAACACCCTCAAACAGCGACTGCTTACGCTCGAAAAATGCGTTCAGGAACCCCTTTCGGCCATTGGTTACGGAAAGCTTATCAAATATATATTACTTATATCCTTTGCCGAGCACGCCCGTACCTTTGTGAGCCGCAGCGGTTGTATCCGGTAGCCAAATCCCATTACGCTTATCATTTATATCAATGTCACATTGTGGGTCAACGTGCCACTCCATCACCACCCGCCTCAATTTTCTTCCACCATTTCAACCTCATCGGGCAGCGACGCTAAAATCAAAGAATAAAACTCATCAATACCTTGTGCCACTTTATAAAGGTGACCGCTATCACCTTGCTCCGCTATATCATATTTATTAATAGAGTCAGAGTCATGAAAGTGGGTCCTATCCCAATAATAAACCCCTTCTCGCCCGGACTCAGTAACAATCACGTAAGGATTCCCTCCCCCATCTTCCCCAATCGCCAAAACGCCATCAACAAATGCCAGCTCAGAAATGAACTCATGATTAAAGCTAATAAGATCATTACATTCCTCTCCAGGTATAACCCCAAACAGACGATCAAAACTCACGCGCCCGTCTTGAACAGACTTCAACGGCAACTGCCCAAAGTCAGGCTCAGTCAAATAAAAACCATTCATGCGTGCCAATATATTTCTATACGCAACAGGCAAGGCAACATTAACTGCTGCCTCAAGTGAGTTTATCTCAGCATCAGTCAAACCAGCTTTGTAAACTACAGGCATTTTTCTATCCTATTAACAGCTTCATTTCATATTTTTAACACCACCCGACAACGTAAGCCTATTGTGTTTTTCTAGGCGCTTCCGGTATCGTCTTCATATTTTCCTGATGATGCCAAGCATTTTCTCTAATAGTTTGCCTTGGCCTCTCGAGCGACAGTGGCCAAGCAGTGAATCGCCCCTGGTTTTCTAGACACTCTCCAAGCTCAGGAAATAGCGTTTCTCATACTCTACTGGAGACAGCTGCATAGCACTGCTGTGTCGGCGTTTAGGGTTATAGAACATCTCGATGTAATCGAAAATATCACTTCGGGCTTCTTCACGGGTTGTGTAGATCTTTCGTCGGATTCGCTCTCGCTTCAAAAGCTGGAAAAAGCTCTCGGCTACGGCATTGTCGTGGCAGTTTCCCCGCCGGCTCATGCTGCTGATTACATTGTTGGCCTTCAAAAAGCTTTTCCAATCCGAGCTACTGAACTGACTACCTTGATCTGAGTGAATCATAACTTGCTGCTGAGGCTTGCGTCGCCAAACAGCCATCAACATCGCGTCGATAGCCAGGTCGCTGCACATCCTTGGCTTCATTGACCAACCAATTACTTGGCGTGAGAACAAATCCAGCACTACCGCGAGGTAGAGCCACCCTTCATAGGTGCGGATGTAAGTGATATCTGTCACCCAGACCTTGTTCGGCTCACTTACCTTGAACTGCCGCGCGAGGTGGTTGGGCGAGGCCACTGTTGGTTTTCCACCATAGAACCCTGGACGCCGCCGATAGCCCGTTTGAGAACGCAGCCCCTCCGCCTGCATCAAGCGCCTGACTCGATTTCGGCCGCATTCCTCTCCCAGCTCACGCAGGTCATCGTGAATTTTGCGGTAGCCGTATACACCTCCGCTTTCCAGCCAAGCGTGTTTGATCAAGCCAAGCAGACGTTGATCTTCTTTTGCTCGGGCAGATTGAGGCTCGGCCAGCCAGGCGTAATAGCCGCTGGGGTGCACCTTGAGGGTTTGGCAAAGGCGCCGCACCGGGTAATCAGTCGAGTGCTTCTTGATGAAGGCGTACTTCAGCCGCACTCCTTGGCAAAGTACGCGGCGGCCTTTTTTAAGATGTCTCGCTCTTCCGTCACGCGCTTGAGTTCAGCGCGTAGCTTGCGCAGTTCGGCCTGCTGATCGTCGTCTTGCTGACGCTGCTCTTGGGGCTTGCTGTAGACCTTGATCCAGGCGTAAAGACTGTGCACGGACATGCCCAGGCGCTGGGCGACATCGGCGACAGGTTTGCCTTTCTCGGTCACTTGCTTGACCGCTTCGATCTTGAATTCTTCGGGGTAACGCTGACGACTCATGGCACCTCCTATTTGGGCCTCATTATGAGGCTTGGAGGTGTCTACGAAACCAGGGGCGATTCACAGGCCCACTCCAGCTTCGCCAAATTCAGCTTATTAGCATCAAACTGCAAAACAACATCAGAAACCGAATCATATTAAAAATTTAACGGCATTTTTTAGCCACAAAACTCAACAAGTCACCGCATGCTCTATCATTCACCCAAACGCGTACATCCTCTACAGTCACCATACGTCAAGCCCCTTAATACATCCGAAAATGCCCTTAGAAAACACAAACTCACATATCATCCCGACCTTCAACAAAACAAATACCAATCACAGACTTACCCTGAAGTGACTCAGCTACCCGATTCGACACGACAATGCGTGACATGCTTTCCAGCGCGCGAAAAATCGAATGAGTTGGTTCGATATCCTGCAGAACGATCCTACTGAATTTTTTAGGCCCGCCAGGCAATGACTTTATTAACGGCTTATAAATGCACTCTTCCATATCAAAAGCGCTTTCTGATGCCAAATAATTCACTGCATAATAATCATTATGCACATCGCCATTGATCACAACACGTGCAGGGACAAACTGAATCTCATCTTCAAGCCCCATGCCAAGAAAAATATTGACAAGGTCAGACGTTATAATGTCCGGCCCATCACTGAAAAGATAGTCATACTTCCTAAATGCGCTCAAGCTGACTTTTTTCTTGAGTGAAAGCTGAACCGGCAAATCAGAGCCCGAAATTAATTTACACTCTTGAAAACTCAGGTGATCTATGCTGAATACATGATCATAGGAAAGCCAATATTTTTCAGGATAATTATCAACAGGCTCAATCAGCTTCATTAACATGCCCCCCATGGCCAATAAGTCGCTTGCCAAACGAACTTACCATCACTGTCCGTCAGCTCCAACGGTGTACCAATCTGATCCGTATGAAAGTAGCAGGCCTTCTGCCCAGGCGACGCCCCACCATAAAAGGCAGGCAACAACTCGGAAAGCACGAAAATATCATCTAACCAGAATCACGCTAGCCTGCTCCTCCACACTCCGATGTTCAACGAAAAAAACGCGCAAAGCCTCAAAAACTCGTTAATTAGGAAATTCTCCAGCGCAATAAATATCAAATAACTTTCCCACCCATTCAATACTGCATGACTTAGATATCGACTCAGCCACCAACCCTATGTCATCCGAAATATATCCTGCGACATCCGGACTACGAACCAACTCATATATTTTCTTAAAGACATACTCTCGAATCTCACTTACAGCCTTTTCATCGCTTTCAGATGAGTACTCAAGGTTTTTTAATTCCTCAAATGCATCGTTCCATACGGAGTCGAAGACATCGTCATCACGCCTATCTAATGCTTCATTCCAATCATTCACACTTGATACAACATCTTCAAAAAAACTATCTTGCTGAATCTTGCACTTCAGATCATCCAAAGAGCCAATTCTCATCCAAGCCCACCCTCTCTAAGTCAATTTCCTGCATTAATACCTAAATGCGCAGCCAGTCATCCTCAAAAAGCCGCTACAAAAGCATTACAAAAGCCCGCCGAGCAACGGGACATCGTAGGCCTTGCACTTTACAATCTTCTTTGAGGACATCGCCTCTTTTATTTTAACCTCATTCCCAGCCAACCCACCCAACTTAGCAGCACAATGTATCAATACAGCGGGATACGAGTAGTCACCTGGTGACAAGACAACGTCACTTATAGTCCTATCTGTCGGCACGATAGCGGCTAACATTTGGGGGACATAGAACTCCTCCAGAACAAGCCGGATATGAGTACAAACTTCACCCGCCAAAACAGGAGCCGGCGTCCTTATCGCTCCTCCAAACTCACCACTGAACCGTTTACTCTGCTCACCTGACGAGATGAAAGAAAAACAGCCATCACTTAATAAATTACTTTTGTAAGGAGGCGTGAATTTTGACGCGTACTCAAAGAGCTCCCCTCCAAAAACTATCCCAGCAAGCACATAAGAATCTACGCGCGCGAGATAATCCAAGAACAGCTCAGCCACATTCTTTTTATTATATTTAAATTTCAGCTTATTCTTTGACGCCACCACACCATCAAACTTTGAGGCAACGCCCCTTAGCTCTTCTTGCAAAACACTTTCAAAATACAACCGATCCTCTGAACTCATAACTCACCGATACCTAAGGACGTAAAATATTGCATCGTGCAGGGCTCCTTTGTCACCAAGTTATTTACCGCGAGCATTTTCATTATCAAGCTTCAACTTAGCTACCGTACCACTATATGATTCAACGGTCCCACTTCCAAGATGCTGCGTGGTATTCAACTTGATCAATCCGCGCCAACGGCGCATAACTACCCCAATCTGTGCCTGTCTTAGCGCTACCATGTCAAATAGTTTCAGAGGCGTAAGGCCAGTCTCGATTTTAACCCCGTCCGGCTCGTACCCATTATAAAAAACATCAAGTTCAGTAGAGTGTGGAAGTTCTGCAGGCCAGCGAACAGATACATCATTCGACGCAAAAAACCGCCCAGAAAGATTATACTTGGCATGTACGGCGCTCAGCTCTTTCAGCGCAATTTCAATATCACTCATTGCACTCTCCAATATTTATCCGCATGAACCATTCAATACGCTTCTAATTCACCGTCCGGCTTGCGTTCCAGCGACGCGGGCTGGTCAAGCGCGTCTGTCACAACGATCAAAAACGCTCGATCTGTGCGTCGTCATTGCACTATAAGTACTTGGATTTGAAGTTCACTTCGATAATCATCGATGTGGTATATCGGTAAATTGGGGCGACTACAGCCCCGCAATCGCTCCTTCCATTTTTAACGATCACCCGCTCATGACACATTATTGAAACATACCTTTACAGAAAGCAGGAGCAACTGCACCTACGACATCACGCCGAAATAGCAGCCACCAAACTTTACTCTACATAACTCAAAACCGCTTTCTGCCTTCCATTTTTTTCCACGAAATTAGAATACCTGCCTCACCCAGAGACTTATTTACGTCTTCAAGCTGATCAGCCTCTACATACCACAACCACGTAGAAGAAGTTAAAGCTTCGAGTTTTCCTCGCCCCACACTCTCACCAATCCAGTCTTTCAGCACCACGCCCCCAACGTCGATCTCTAAATGCTTATTACTTATTACGTTAACGGGATAGACCATTCGCAATAGATGCTCTTTATAGCGCTCTCGCCCCTGAAATCTGCCGGGAACTTCCTTCTTGAACGCCGACGAATTTTCATACGAATACATCGTGACCATATTATTGCCAGCCGCATAACTAAATGCTTTACTTACTTTTTCGCACTTATAGATCATCCCATACGGCACAGCAATATCAGCACACACGTCTTTAATAAAACTTATCATGCCCTTTAATTCAATAAGATCACCAGAGCACTGACCATCAAAATGATAAAAGCCGCCAAAATCATTCGTAGTGTAACCGAAGGATGCAGACCATGGGATAGCACCTGCTGCCTCGTTGTATACCCTAAAAGCCGTAGCAATACCGTTGTTTATTTTCTCTTCGAGCTCGGCTATTTCTACCATTACTAAATCATGGTCACCGACATGATCCCCATCGTTCAAGTATTTAAGATAAGCCGCACCCGTTATCGACAAATGCAGACAAGCAAAATAGTGTTTGGCAAATTTCAGAGCCAGTCTAGGGGTGACGCCCTCAATACCGTACAAAGCTAACGAAATGGACATAAAATGACCCATATTCCAGTAATAAAATCATCAAACATATCCTTCATATCAGAGGCACTATATGGATGCTCTGACACCAAGATCTCGTTTTGCTTACCAAGAGGCAAGTTACTCATTGCCGTTTCATTACGCGATGTAAGCGCAGGAAGCTCTTTGCCCATACCTGCATTGGATACAAGTCCGATCATGAACTTCCCGTTAACATCAGCAGCCATAACATCTGGACGTTGAGTTAAAACACCTCGTCGGCCATCCAAGTTCAGTTAGTTCAGGCGCCCATCCGGTAGGCGCACATGATCTGTCAGGTAGTTGAGCGGGTCGTATTCACAGTCCAGTGCACTACCCTAGGTCAGCTCCTATGGAAGTCATTCGAGCAGGTCAGCACGTGGTTTATTGCGGATTACTGAGTAATTGTTCGGAGTCCCCCTAGCCCCTTGCATAAGACCCTTACAACCTTCAAATATCGCTCAATTCAGCCCATGTATCATACGAATAATTATCATCAACTTTTTCAAACGAAACACCCTTCAAGCCAGTTGCCGCTGACTTGAACCTCTCACTACAAAACAATTCCAAGGTTTCTTGGCATCTAAAAATATCCGACTGCAGCTCCGGGGAAACCACAAACCTACTTATAGCATCAATATTCATACCCCCCGTATAAATGTTACTTTCAATTTCGAGACCGGTTTCCAGATCCTTGGATGTTTCGAACACCGACTCAACCTTATCCATAGCCGCTAAACTTTCACCAGGAAGAAAAATGAAAAAGTCCCCTTGCCTACACTGCTCCTTATAGGTTATTTGCAAGGGAATAGCCTTATACTTCCCTCCAACCTTATCGCAAACCGCTAAAAATTCCCTGGAAACAAAAGTATCACCGATGCTGTAGTAATCAAACTCCAGATCCGACAACTCCATTTCTAGCCCGGACAATTGCAAAACATATTGTTTCGCTATATTTAATTCCAGCGGATTTGACTCAAACGGATCCCATTCAAATTCATTACAATTAAAAAAACCTGACAACACGATTGGACAGCCACTTTCCTGTGGGTTGTAGCGCAAAACGTAATAATTGGAACCACTCACAAAGGCCTCCCAGTGATCGCATCCACTACAAACGTATTATTTTCAGGCTTTCTCTCGCGGAACGCTGAATAGCTGGCCGTGTTCGTCGTAGCGGTATTGGGTGAGCGTTTCCACCGCTTCGTTGTTCACCACGTGCTTGAGGTTGGTCAGGCGACCCAGCGGGTTGTCGCAGTGCAGGTGCACACGGGTGCCACCGGTAGCGCTGATGTCGGTCAGCGTGCCGTCGGGCATGCGGCTGAAGAGCAGAAAGTGGCCGAGGACGTTCTCGATACGTTACGGCGCAATTCGGTGTCGGTGTCTGACACTTCGCCGAAGAAGAACAGGGTTGGTAGATGCGATACCCCGGTTGCAGGGTCACGAACGGGACTTCGCGGCCCTGGTCAGTGGCTTTAACGTGGCGATCGCCACCGTGGCCACCAGCGTAATCCCCAGGGCGGCCCCGATCAGGACGCCCCCCCAGCGCGCTGGTGTGCGATATCTCGTCGCCGAACCTGGCCGCTTCGAACATGAAGGATAACCCCTGTTCGCCAAGTTCGGACAGGCTCGCGACAGCGTCATGACCTGCCCTGATCATCAGCATCTCCCTGAAAACGCACGTCAGGTTTCAATCCACGTGCTAGGTTGCCATCCTTGAGAGCTGCCGAGTAAATAGGCTTGTGGGTCACGGTGTCAACCGTGTGCAGGCCTTGGACCTTGTGGGTTACACGCCACCTGGCGCGATATTAAAAAGCCACAAGCCAGAGAATCTCCGGGCTTTGGGAACGGGGCGCGGCACTTTGGGGTGACGCGCGCTCTGTCGATTTTCAGAAGCCTCGGTAATAGAAATCGAAGCTACCCACGTCCTGGTGGCATTTCCATGCCCCTGGACCTGGCCAACTGAGGGCTACTTGCCCTCCTCCACTGCCTTGCCATTGGCGTCCAGCACCTTGGTCGAGGGGTAGCGGTACGAAGCGTAGCGCACCACCAGGATCGAGAACGCCAGCAGCAGGATGCCGCCGCACAGGTACAGCAGCCCTTCGTCCGGTGCCTTGTGGTGCGAAACATCGCCGATCAGCAGGCGAGTGAGCGCGGTGATTGCCACGTACAGCAGGAAGCGGATCGGCATGTGGTTGGTCTTGAAGTAGATCCCCACCATCGCCCCCAGCTCCAGGTAGATGAACAACAGCAGGATGTCATCGACACTGATCCCGCCCTTGCCCAGCATGTCCAGGAACGTCACGACTGCCGCGTAGGCGGTGATGGCGCCAATGCCGAACAGCGCCAGGTAATGGAACGCCTCAACGCACAGGTTGCCCAGCGAGTCGGCCGAGCCGTGCAGGCCCTTGCGCAGTTTTTCTGCCCATTTGATGTTCACGATGTTCCATTCCCCGATACGTCTTTAAGGATGATGCGTCGCTGATGTGACGCTTGTGCCATGCAGTTAAAGGGCCAAGCCCCTGTCTTGGAAGGCGACCGATTGCCGCAAGGCACCTTGAGGCATGGCGCATTGCAGAAATGCACGGCCGTGCTTGGGGAAAAATCAGATTTAGCCCCTTCCTTGTAGGGCATTTCCCAAAGATACTCCCTGCCATTGTGGCGTTCGGGCATGCGCACTAGTCTGGGGTCGTCGCTGCCAGTCAGCGATCGGCTTTGACAGGCCGCCCTGAACTAACCACATGGCTTTGCCTTTATGGCAGCTGTCATGGGGCACCTCGTGTGCGCCGGCTTTTGGTTCTGTTCACCGGTCTGTCAACCCATGTACAGCTGCCGCCTCATTGTTTGACAGCAGGAGGTGGTGGCCCCAACTTTGAACAGGCCTTCACCATGCTGAAAATAGTTCCCGATCCACCCCATACCCCCATTCCCTCGAAGACACCCTGATCCAGGCCACCGACTACGCGTTGTGCGCAGCTACCGTGGTGCATCAGGCGTTGCTGCTTCAGCCCAAGTCACCGGTTTCGATCCTGATGATGACCTCGATGCATGAACTGGAGGCGCTGCGGGCTCTGCTTGAGTCGGCACTGGTTCAGGTGCAGATGCCCGCTGAGCACAGGACTTCGCACTAAGGCTGGTTAATGCGCCGGGAGGGCCGGCCTCTTCGCGGGCTCCCACAGGATCACCACAGTCTTGAAGACTTGCACAGTACCTGTGGGAGCCTGTGGGAGCGGGCATGCCCGCGAAAGGGTCGGCCCAGGCACTAGAGAAACTTCAGGGGATTGAACAATGACAACAGAAGACACCCAATTCACCGTCGGCAAGACCACTTTCTATCAAGGCGAAAACAGCACCCATCCACTGTTCCGCATCGAGCCCGGCATCCCCTGCAGGGACGCCCGCGAGCAGTCGTCGGAATTGATGGGCTATGTGCGGGAGTTGACCATCACAGGCCTGATGGAGGAGAGGCCCATGATGATCTGGGCGGCCCATTATCTGAGTGCCATGGCCAAGGCGCTGATGGATGATGCCGAGTTGGGTATGAAGCCGTGAGGATTTCGCTTCAGGTTTGGTGAAGGCCTCTATGTGTTTGCCGCAGCAGTTTCAGCGCCTGTGAGATCGAGCGCCGCCCGCGCGGCGCATCGCGAGCAAGCTCGCTCCTACATTTGTTTCGGGCCAGTATCGCCTGTGCCTACGCGCGCGACCGCCCTGTTTGTCCCCCACGATATCGAGGTGAGCGCCAAGGGGACGTGCGCGTCTGCGCCAGGAATAATTGGCCCGAAACAAATGTAGGAGCGAGCTTGCTCGCGATGCGCCGCGCGGGCGGCGCTCGATCTACGCAACACCGCAAAAACCAAGGCAGGCGCCTTGCCGCCCTGACACAATCGGCCGTAGCCCCCCACAGAAAAGCTTGACCGCCAACAAAGCATCTACATCTACAGCGCATGCCTTGAGCCAGACTGCTTTCCTTGCGATCACGTGCCTGACGCAAAATCCAGCCGTTAACGCCCCCGTAGGAGCGGGTTCACCCGCGAATAGGCCGGACCTGCCGGCCAATATCCCCCCGCCATTCACCGTCGCAGCCGCCACCGCATTCGCCCGGTCTATACCACGCTACAATTTCTGCTTGCGCACCAACCAGCATTGCCATTACTGTATATAGATACAGTAAATCGCAACACAACCAGCAAAAAGGCATAGAGGTGATGAATGGCCGTCGAAGTGGTGTACCGCAGCAGCCGCGACCCGGAGCGCTTGTTCATGGATAAGGCCGAAGCAGACCGTCACGACAAAATGCTCGAACTGGCCGAGCGCCTGGCAGAAGTACTGCACAAGGCGGTGCCGTCGCTGACTGAGCAGCAGGTCGAGGAAGCCGGTATCTACATGGCAAAGAACCGTGACGTGTTCGCCCGGGCGTTCAAAAGCCAGCCGGATGCGTTGGCCGAGTTGCTTGAGGATGCTGCTGCCGAGTGATCTGAAGGTGCGGGAGCGGGTTTGCCCGCGAAGTGGTCAGCAACACCATCATCAACTTCAGCCATATAACAACCGCTCCGCCAACATCTGCGCCACCCTTGCCGGCGAACGCTTTTCCGCCTGCGCATGGCCAAACACTTCAGTCAGCCGTGAAGGGATCCGCGCCAGGTGCGCAGTAATTGTGCGCTGGTCTTCGCCACGGTGGGTGAGTGCCACATAGATCAGCCCACCGGCATTGATCACGTAGTCAGGTGCATACAATATGCCGCGCGACTCCAGTTGGTCTGCCACCTGCAAGGTAGTCAGCTGGTTGTTGGCTGCCCCCGCCACTGCCGCACAACGCAGTTGCATCACACTCTGCCCGTTCAGTACCGGGCCCACGCCGCAGGGTGCAAAAATATCGCAAGGGGTACTGATCAACGCATCGTTGGTCACCGGTTTGGCATCGAACTGCTCCATCGCCAGCCGCACCCGCCCCGGGTCCAGGTCGCTGACCAGCAGTTCCGCGCCCACCGCATGCAATTGCTCCGCCAGTGCATAACCGACATTGCCCAACCCCTGCACCGCTACCCGCAAGCCTCTTAGGTCATCGCTGCCCAGCCGGAACGAGGTAGTGGCACGTATGCCTGCGAATACCCCCATCGCCGCATGCGGCGATGGGTCGCCCGAGGCAGTGGTGCTGGTCACATAGGGAGTGCTGTGGGCAATGCAGTCCATGTCCAAGGTGGAGGTGCCACTGTCCACGGCAATGATGAAGCGCCCATTCAAGGTATCGATGAAGCGGCCAAAGGCTTCGAACAGCGCGGCGCGGTTTTCCACATGGGGGTTGCGCATGATCACCGCTTTGCCACCCCCCATCGGCAAGCCGGCCAGTGCTGCCTTGTAGCTCATGCCCTGAGCCAGGCGAATAGCGTCGGTCATGGCGCTTTCGTCATCGGCGTAAGGCAGGTAACGGCACCCACCCATGGCCGGGCCCAACTGCTCACTGTGGATTGCCACAACGGCTTTCAGGCCCGTAGGCGGGTCATTGAACAAGTGCAGTGACTGGGTACGGGTGCTTTGCATCAGCGCGAACATCGACCGGCTCCCCTACGAGGTGCTCCTTCCAGTATAGGCACGGCCTCGGCGTTGACGCCGCCGCCGGACCACTGGACGAAACCGCGCGCCACGGCTAATACTCAAGCGTGTGTGGAGATGCCCCATGAAGCCACGTCAAGCCTGCCTGGCCTGCCTGGAACGCGAGCCTGTCGACCTGCTGGAAGCCGCATTGTGGATTGCCGCCGAGCACGACCCTGGTGTCGAGCCCGCGGCCAGCCTTGCTGCGCTGCACGACCTGCAGCGCGAGATAAGCGCCAACCTGCCGATGCTTCCACTATGCGAACTGGCCCAGCCACTGCTGCGCCAGCTCAATGCGCTGGGCTTTCAGCAAGATGAATACCACCCCTTGCGCCCGCATGCAGCAATGATGGACAAGGTACTGCAGCGCCGCCGGGGCCAACCCCTGACACTGGCCATCCTCGCTCTGGAACTGGCCAGGCGCCTGTCCATACCGCTGGAGGGTGTGGGCTTCCCTGGCCATTTCCTGCTGCGCGTGCCGGGTGCAGACCACCTGCTCGACCCCTGCGGCGGCCGGCGCCTATACCCCAGCGACTGCCGAGAGTTGCTGGCGCGCCAGTTCGGCCCGCACCAGGCGCTGACAGCAGAGCACCTGCGCAGCGCCAGCCCGCTGCAAATGCTGCAACGCCTGTCACGCAACCTGCGCCAGCTGCACATCAGTAACGACAACCACTTGGCGGCGTTGATCGATGCAGAGCGGATCATGCTGTTGGGCCCGGTGCAGGTGAGCGACTACATGACCCGCGCCTCGCTCTACCATCATCTGGATTGCCCGCAGGCCGAACGCTTCGACCTGGAGCATGCGTTGCTACTGACGGAAGACCCGGTCCAGCGCCTGAAGCTGTCCGAGCGAATCGGCAAGCTTCCGGCGGCGAACCGCTCACTTCACTGAGCCGGGCTGTCCGGCTGCTGGGCGGGGTGGGCCTTGGCGAACGCCGGGTGCGCGGCCGCCAGTGCGGCAACCCGCAGGATGCGTGGAAAGCTGCCGAGGTCGATGTTGAAGCGTTCGGCCGCGTACAACTGCGGGATCAGATACACATCCGCCAACCCAGGTGTTTCACCAAAGCAGAAACCGTGATCGCCAATCA from Pseudomonas putida encodes the following:
- a CDS encoding amino acid dehydrogenase; amino-acid sequence: MFALMQSTRTQSLHLFNDPPTGLKAVVAIHSEQLGPAMGGCRYLPYADDESAMTDAIRLAQGMSYKAALAGLPMGGGKAVIMRNPHVENRAALFEAFGRFIDTLNGRFIIAVDSGTSTLDMDCIAHSTPYVTSTTASGDPSPHAAMGVFAGIRATTSFRLGSDDLRGLRVAVQGLGNVGYALAEQLHAVGAELLVSDLDPGRVRLAMEQFDAKPVTNDALISTPCDIFAPCGVGPVLNGQSVMQLRCAAVAGAANNQLTTLQVADQLESRGILYAPDYVINAGGLIYVALTHRGEDQRTITAHLARIPSRLTEVFGHAQAEKRSPARVAQMLAERLLYG
- a CDS encoding phosphate-starvation-inducible protein PsiE, producing the protein MNIKWAEKLRKGLHGSADSLGNLCVEAFHYLALFGIGAITAYAAVVTFLDMLGKGGISVDDILLLFIYLELGAMVGIYFKTNHMPIRFLLYVAITALTRLLIGDVSHHKAPDEGLLYLCGGILLLAFSILVVRYASYRYPSTKVLDANGKAVEEGK
- a CDS encoding tetratricopeptide repeat protein, with the protein product MKPRQACLACLEREPVDLLEAALWIAAEHDPGVEPAASLAALHDLQREISANLPMLPLCELAQPLLRQLNALGFQQDEYHPLRPHAAMMDKVLQRRRGQPLTLAILALELARRLSIPLEGVGFPGHFLLRVPGADHLLDPCGGRRLYPSDCRELLARQFGPHQALTAEHLRSASPLQMLQRLSRNLRQLHISNDNHLAALIDAERIMLLGPVQVSDYMTRASLYHHLDCPQAERFDLEHALLLTEDPVQRLKLSERIGKLPAANRSLH
- a CDS encoding DUF3077 domain-containing protein, which codes for MTTEDTQFTVGKTTFYQGENSTHPLFRIEPGIPCRDAREQSSELMGYVRELTITGLMEERPMMIWAAHYLSAMAKALMDDAELGMKP
- a CDS encoding IS3 family transposase (programmed frameshift), whose translation is MSRQRYPEEFKIEAVKQVTEKGKPVADVAQRLGMSVHSLYAWIKVYSKPQEQRQQDDDQQAELRKLRAELKRVTEERDNLKKGRRVLCQGVRLKYAFIKKHSTDYPVRRLCQTLKVHPSGYYAWLAEPQSARAKEDQRLLGLIKHAWLESGGVYGYRKIHDDLRELGEECGRNRVRRLMQAEGLRSQTGYRRRPGFYGGKPTVASPNHLARQFKVSEPNKVWVTDITYIRTYEGWLYLAVVLDLFSRQVIGWSMKPRMCSDLAIDAMLMAVWRRKPQQQVMIHSDQGSQFSSSDWKSFLKANNVISSMSRRGNCHDNAVAESFFQLLKRERIRRKIYTTREEARSDIFDYIEMFYNPKRRHSSAMQLSPVEYEKRYFLSLESV
- a CDS encoding SMI1/KNR4 family protein — protein: MPVVYKAGLTDAEINSLEAAVNVALPVAYRNILARMNGFYLTEPDFGQLPLKSVQDGRVSFDRLFGVIPGEECNDLISFNHEFISELAFVDGVLAIGEDGGGNPYVIVTESGREGVYYWDRTHFHDSDSINKYDIAEQGDSGHLYKVAQGIDEFYSLILASLPDEVEMVEEN